A single Phytohabitans houttuyneae DNA region contains:
- a CDS encoding sugar phosphate isomerase/epimerase family protein — translation MYAIGVNPWVWASPVDDEALAELVPRIAAFGFDAVELPIEQPGDWDPLRTRDLLAAHDLVAAAVCAVTPPGRELVDAPPSVVEATAAYLKTCVDSAAAVGAPCVGGPVYASVGRTWRMSAVARAACHVDFRRALAPVAEHAGERGVSIGVEALNRYETSVVNTVEQAVELIDGLPPNVGLMIDSYHMNIEEADPYGAVRVAGPHIKHVQVSGTNRGAPGADHFDWPGFFTALAATGYAGAVCFESFTAQNETIATAASIWRPLASSQDALARDALSYLRAATNWIGNARARVHVADC, via the coding sequence GTGTACGCCATCGGTGTCAACCCGTGGGTGTGGGCCTCGCCGGTCGACGACGAGGCCCTGGCCGAGCTGGTTCCGCGCATCGCCGCGTTCGGCTTCGACGCGGTCGAGCTGCCGATCGAGCAGCCCGGCGACTGGGATCCGCTGCGCACACGGGACCTGCTGGCCGCGCACGACCTTGTCGCGGCGGCCGTCTGCGCGGTCACCCCGCCGGGCCGGGAGCTCGTGGACGCCCCGCCGTCCGTGGTGGAGGCCACCGCGGCGTACCTGAAGACCTGTGTGGACAGTGCCGCCGCGGTCGGCGCGCCATGCGTCGGCGGTCCCGTCTACGCCTCGGTCGGGCGCACCTGGCGCATGTCGGCGGTGGCCCGCGCGGCCTGCCACGTGGACTTCCGCCGGGCCCTGGCACCGGTGGCCGAACACGCGGGGGAGCGGGGCGTGAGCATCGGCGTGGAGGCGCTCAACCGCTACGAGACAAGCGTCGTGAACACGGTGGAGCAGGCGGTGGAGCTGATCGACGGCCTGCCGCCGAACGTCGGCCTCATGATCGACAGCTACCACATGAACATCGAGGAAGCCGACCCATACGGCGCCGTCCGTGTCGCTGGCCCGCACATCAAGCACGTGCAGGTCAGCGGCACCAACCGCGGCGCGCCGGGCGCCGACCACTTCGACTGGCCCGGCTTCTTCACGGCCTTGGCCGCCACCGGCTACGCCGGTGCGGTCTGCTTCGAGTCCTTCACCGCGCAGAACGAGACCATCGCGACCGCCGCCTCGATCTGGCGTCCCCTCGCCTCCTCGCAGGACGCGCTCGCCCGGGACGCGCTGTCGTACCTGCGCGCGGCCACCAACTGGATCGGCAACGCCCGGGCGCGGGTCCACGTCGCCGACTGCTAA
- a CDS encoding glycoside hydrolase family 43 protein, with protein sequence MPSSGYLAGWRRGLAAAVAAALPWAGLVMTGDAARADGWSPPPSYTSTDTGDGRYSVPLLRSDVPDISVERVPAAANDEGRDLYYMISTTMHLSPGAPIMKSYDLVNWEIVNYVFDRASIGDAFSLRNGQQSYGQGQWASSLRYHDGMFYAVFNTNNLGGAYLYRTDDIEDGAWQRTALGRGLHDPSLFFDVDGTPYIFYGSGGTSAVRLNADLTAITQDYPNIFTANNYAGQPFIGGLFEGAQLYYIDGYYYAVIITWPSGQGRQVVMFRSTQLLGRYTSAGGVNTYEARGVLNSNGFAQGSLVPISRPDGRTDWYGMFFRDTFPIGRIPALIPATWQDGWPTFGDNGVVPVDGLFDKPIRLTPEQERLERQKSLVASDDFDNDAPHKAYQDERWPVTAEYPTAEEVAPNGSRLDLVWEWNHAPDNRYWSLTDREGWLRLTNGRVVTGDYVYTKLSNRAELAWFEEARNTLSQRTFGPRQSVETRMDISGMKDGDVAGLAAYNRGFSYVAVKRAGGANTIGVVNRVQPFAVDLDQPSLESFVPGTAVALGDATEVHIKADLDFASPTGQLWTAFYYSLDGLAWSPLGGRVGPQTLDGSLAHFMGHRVGLFNYATQQTGGRVDFDHYLLSDTLTAQGLPLDFSDLDAAIAHAGTLEEADYPPPAWAAMRAALGDATRVRAGQAGTQNQIDAPERALSYQLARLGVWKASRPELPVTATALARCVAGKAHVAVQARNDHDRPVAITLRTPYGERSFVDVAPGGNAYQSFNTRATSVAAGSATVRVTGTVDGASVTTSHTAEYPGVDCAG encoded by the coding sequence GTGCCGAGTTCCGGCTACCTCGCCGGTTGGCGCCGTGGCCTCGCCGCGGCCGTGGCAGCGGCGCTGCCGTGGGCGGGGCTCGTCATGACCGGCGACGCGGCGCGCGCCGACGGCTGGTCTCCGCCGCCCTCGTACACCTCGACGGACACCGGTGACGGCCGGTACTCCGTGCCGCTGCTCCGGTCCGACGTGCCGGACATCAGCGTCGAACGCGTCCCGGCCGCGGCCAACGACGAGGGCCGCGACCTCTACTACATGATCAGCACCACGATGCACCTCAGCCCCGGCGCGCCGATCATGAAGTCCTACGACCTGGTCAACTGGGAGATCGTCAACTACGTGTTCGACCGGGCGAGCATCGGCGACGCGTTCTCACTGCGCAACGGCCAGCAGTCGTACGGGCAGGGCCAGTGGGCCTCATCCCTGCGCTATCACGACGGCATGTTCTACGCCGTGTTCAACACCAACAACCTCGGCGGCGCGTACCTCTACCGCACCGACGACATCGAAGACGGGGCGTGGCAGCGCACGGCGCTGGGACGTGGCCTGCACGATCCGTCGCTGTTCTTCGACGTCGACGGCACGCCGTACATCTTCTACGGCTCCGGCGGGACGAGCGCGGTGCGCCTCAACGCGGACCTGACCGCCATCACGCAGGACTACCCCAACATCTTCACCGCCAACAACTACGCTGGTCAGCCGTTCATCGGCGGCCTGTTCGAAGGCGCCCAGCTCTACTACATCGACGGCTACTACTACGCGGTCATCATCACCTGGCCGTCGGGCCAGGGCCGCCAGGTCGTCATGTTCCGCTCGACCCAGCTGCTCGGCCGGTACACCTCGGCGGGTGGTGTGAACACCTACGAGGCGCGTGGGGTGCTCAACTCCAACGGCTTCGCACAGGGCAGCCTTGTGCCGATCTCGCGCCCGGACGGCCGGACCGACTGGTACGGCATGTTCTTCCGCGACACCTTCCCGATCGGACGCATTCCGGCGCTCATCCCGGCCACGTGGCAGGACGGCTGGCCGACCTTCGGCGACAACGGCGTGGTGCCGGTCGACGGCCTCTTCGACAAGCCGATCCGCCTCACCCCGGAGCAGGAGCGCCTCGAACGGCAGAAGAGCCTGGTCGCCTCGGACGACTTCGACAACGACGCGCCGCACAAGGCGTACCAGGACGAGCGGTGGCCGGTGACCGCGGAGTACCCGACCGCGGAGGAGGTCGCGCCCAACGGGTCCCGGCTGGATCTGGTGTGGGAGTGGAACCACGCTCCCGACAACCGCTACTGGTCGCTGACCGACCGCGAGGGGTGGCTGCGGCTGACGAATGGCCGCGTCGTCACCGGCGACTACGTCTACACGAAGCTGTCCAACCGCGCGGAGCTGGCCTGGTTCGAGGAAGCGCGCAACACGCTGTCGCAGCGCACGTTCGGCCCGCGCCAGTCAGTCGAGACCAGGATGGACATCTCCGGTATGAAGGACGGCGACGTCGCCGGCCTGGCCGCGTACAACCGAGGTTTCTCGTACGTCGCGGTCAAGCGCGCGGGCGGCGCCAACACGATCGGCGTGGTCAACCGGGTCCAGCCGTTCGCGGTGGACCTCGACCAGCCGTCCCTGGAGAGCTTCGTGCCGGGCACCGCCGTGGCACTGGGAGACGCGACCGAGGTCCACATCAAGGCCGACCTCGACTTCGCATCCCCGACCGGGCAGCTGTGGACGGCGTTCTACTACAGCCTGGACGGGCTGGCGTGGAGCCCGCTCGGCGGCCGGGTCGGGCCGCAGACGCTGGACGGCAGCCTCGCGCACTTCATGGGACACCGGGTCGGCCTGTTCAACTACGCGACGCAGCAGACCGGTGGACGGGTCGACTTCGACCACTACCTGCTCAGCGACACGCTGACCGCCCAAGGCCTGCCGCTGGACTTCAGCGACCTCGACGCGGCCATCGCCCATGCCGGCACCCTCGAGGAGGCCGACTACCCGCCGCCGGCCTGGGCCGCGATGCGGGCCGCGCTGGGCGACGCGACAAGGGTACGGGCCGGCCAGGCTGGCACGCAGAACCAGATCGACGCGCCGGAGCGGGCACTGAGCTACCAGCTGGCTCGGCTCGGCGTGTGGAAGGCCAGTCGGCCCGAACTGCCGGTGACGGCCACCGCGCTGGCGCGCTGCGTCGCGGGTAAGGCCCATGTCGCGGTCCAGGCGCGAAACGACCACGACCGGCCGGTGGCGATCACGTTGCGGACGCCGTACGGGGAGCGCTCTTTCGTGGACGTGGCGCCAGGCGGCAACGCCTACCAGTCGTTCAACACGCGGGCCACCTCGGTCGCGGCCGGCTCGGCCACGGTCCGCGTCACCGGCACCGTCGACGGCGCCTCGGTGACGACCAGCCACACCGCCGAGTACCCAGGCGTCGACTGCGCCGGATAG
- a CDS encoding family 43 glycosylhydrolase, which yields MSQRLRRRARRRVTAVVVTALLAVPSTAWAAEENLILNGGFESGLTNWFANNGNATDSAVLTPTADAYSGASGVLVTNRATTGSGPMQDLSGKVQAGQTYALTARIKYENANGPATKQFFATMHYGGGTYTNLVSVQASKGQWAQFNGTFTIPAGQNVSTARLFFETPWTSTPSSDPDLHLMDFKLDDVSVLGAAPPPPPSKTIEVVGKLPGEHNPLIGHKFGADGFGFVHGGRVYMYLTNDTQGYAPDPVTGVSPTINYGNINQITVLSSADLVNWTDHGEIQVAGPNGVAPFTSNSWAPGMARKVVNGTEKFFLYYANGGGSSNVITGASPLGPWTSERTTTLINGSTPGAEDVAWKFDPAPLVDDDGEAYLYFGGGPASTSMPPAERFNNPKNIRAIGLGDDMVSTEGSAVVVDAPVSFEAGHVFKRGERYYFSYSSHFGGNDFGGSQTPLPGYPGGGQIGYMISDDPMSWPKETYAGVLFPNQSQFFGAGTGGNNHQSVFEFQGRYYFTYHAPTLNKRINGNTTQGYRSPHIQELTFNPDGTIQQVVGTYAGVDQVESFDPYRVFEAETLGWSKGIATAKVDGASAEFGAAAPNLVLRDVDSGDWTALSSVDFGTGGAATVTAKLRALSAGARVQVRLDSLTGPVVGTITAGAPSGEWAEATAELSGVNGVHDVYFTYDGPAGQDLVEIDNWAFAPGQAELPITVTAQPRCVAGKAYLAVQARNGHDLPVDIAMQTVYGDRAVAGVAPGANAYQSFPTRTSSIAAGSATIRASGTIDGADVVTVHTAAYPGLACTG from the coding sequence GTGAGTCAACGCTTGCGAAGAAGAGCCCGCCGGCGGGTCACCGCCGTCGTGGTGACGGCGCTTTTGGCGGTACCGTCAACGGCCTGGGCCGCCGAGGAAAACCTCATCCTGAACGGTGGGTTCGAGAGCGGCCTCACCAACTGGTTCGCAAACAACGGGAATGCGACCGACAGCGCGGTGCTGACGCCGACGGCGGACGCCTACTCCGGTGCGAGCGGTGTGCTCGTCACCAACCGGGCGACGACCGGGTCCGGGCCCATGCAGGACCTGTCCGGCAAGGTGCAGGCCGGACAGACGTACGCCCTCACCGCCCGGATCAAGTACGAAAACGCGAACGGGCCGGCGACCAAACAGTTCTTCGCCACCATGCACTACGGCGGCGGTACCTACACGAACCTTGTGAGCGTCCAGGCGAGCAAGGGCCAGTGGGCCCAGTTCAACGGAACCTTCACCATCCCGGCGGGGCAGAACGTGTCGACGGCGCGGCTGTTCTTCGAGACGCCCTGGACGAGCACACCGTCCTCGGATCCGGACCTGCACCTCATGGACTTCAAGCTCGACGACGTGTCCGTGCTCGGGGCGGCACCACCCCCGCCGCCGTCGAAGACCATCGAGGTCGTCGGCAAGCTGCCCGGAGAGCACAACCCATTGATCGGGCACAAGTTCGGCGCGGACGGGTTCGGCTTCGTGCACGGCGGCCGCGTGTACATGTACCTGACCAACGACACGCAGGGCTACGCGCCCGACCCGGTGACCGGCGTGTCGCCGACCATCAACTACGGCAACATCAACCAGATCACCGTCCTGTCCTCCGCGGACCTGGTCAACTGGACGGACCACGGCGAGATCCAGGTCGCCGGTCCCAATGGCGTGGCGCCCTTCACCAGCAACTCGTGGGCGCCCGGCATGGCCCGGAAGGTCGTCAACGGCACCGAGAAGTTCTTCCTCTACTACGCCAACGGCGGCGGCTCGAGCAACGTGATCACCGGAGCGTCGCCGCTGGGTCCGTGGACCAGCGAGCGCACCACCACACTGATCAACGGCTCCACACCGGGCGCCGAGGACGTGGCGTGGAAGTTCGACCCGGCTCCGCTCGTCGACGACGACGGCGAGGCGTACCTGTACTTCGGCGGGGGCCCGGCGTCGACGAGCATGCCGCCGGCCGAGCGCTTCAACAACCCGAAGAACATCCGCGCGATCGGGCTCGGCGACGACATGGTCTCTACCGAGGGCAGCGCCGTGGTCGTCGACGCGCCGGTGTCGTTCGAGGCGGGCCATGTCTTCAAGCGCGGGGAGAGGTACTACTTCTCGTACTCCTCGCACTTCGGCGGCAACGACTTCGGCGGCTCGCAGACCCCGCTGCCCGGCTACCCGGGCGGCGGGCAGATCGGCTACATGATCTCCGACGATCCGATGTCGTGGCCGAAGGAGACCTACGCCGGTGTGCTCTTCCCGAACCAGTCGCAGTTCTTCGGCGCCGGCACCGGCGGCAACAACCACCAGTCTGTGTTCGAGTTCCAGGGCAGGTACTACTTCACCTACCACGCGCCGACGCTGAACAAGCGCATCAACGGAAACACCACGCAGGGGTACCGCAGCCCGCACATCCAGGAGCTGACCTTCAACCCGGACGGCACGATCCAGCAGGTGGTCGGCACCTACGCCGGCGTGGACCAGGTCGAGAGCTTCGACCCGTACCGGGTCTTCGAAGCCGAAACCCTCGGCTGGAGCAAGGGCATCGCCACCGCGAAGGTCGACGGCGCGTCCGCCGAGTTCGGCGCGGCGGCACCCAACCTTGTGCTGCGCGACGTCGACAGCGGCGACTGGACCGCGCTGTCATCGGTCGACTTCGGCACCGGCGGCGCCGCGACGGTGACCGCGAAGTTGCGGGCGCTGTCCGCGGGTGCGCGCGTTCAGGTGCGCCTGGACTCGCTCACCGGCCCCGTGGTCGGCACCATCACGGCCGGTGCGCCGAGCGGCGAATGGGCCGAGGCCACTGCCGAGCTCAGCGGGGTCAACGGTGTCCACGACGTCTACTTCACGTACGACGGGCCGGCGGGCCAGGACCTCGTCGAGATCGACAACTGGGCATTCGCACCCGGCCAGGCCGAGCTGCCGATAACCGTCACCGCCCAGCCGCGGTGCGTCGCCGGCAAGGCGTACCTCGCGGTGCAGGCGCGCAACGGCCACGACCTGCCGGTGGACATCGCCATGCAGACCGTCTACGGCGACCGGGCCGTCGCCGGCGTCGCGCCCGGAGCCAACGCCTACCAGTCGTTCCCGACCCGGACGTCCTCGATCGCGGCCGGCTCGGCGACCATCCGCGCCAGCGGGACCATCGACGGCGCGGACGTGGTCACCGTCCACACCGCCGCCTATCCCGGCCTCGCCTGTACCGGATAG
- a CDS encoding aldo/keto reductase translates to MKTVAVQRRPEVHLTELGFGASQGGNMYRVRSDEEFAAAVDTAWDAGIRYFDTAPHYGLGLSERRLGAALRSRPRDDFVLSTKVGRLLVPSADTAHLTDTEGFEVPADHRRVWDFSRDGVLRSLESSLERTGLDRIDVVYLHDPDEHWQQAATEAIPALVELRAQGVIRAIGAGMNQSPMLTRFVQETDIDLVMCAGRFTLLEQGALDDLLPAAEARGVAVVIAGVYNSGLLARDWPSANATYNYQQAPTDLLDRATRIARICQSHGTTLPEAALAYVRAHPAVTCTVVGMGTATQVRQTLQRAGADVPAALWPALAAAGLIKTGI, encoded by the coding sequence ATGAAGACCGTGGCCGTACAGCGCCGACCCGAGGTCCACCTCACCGAGCTCGGCTTCGGCGCCTCCCAGGGCGGCAACATGTACCGCGTGCGCAGCGACGAGGAGTTCGCCGCGGCGGTCGACACGGCCTGGGACGCCGGGATCCGATACTTCGACACCGCCCCTCACTACGGCCTCGGGCTGTCCGAGCGGCGCCTCGGAGCCGCGCTGCGCTCGCGACCACGAGACGACTTCGTGCTCTCGACCAAGGTGGGACGGCTGCTGGTGCCGTCGGCGGACACCGCGCATCTGACCGACACCGAAGGCTTCGAGGTGCCGGCCGACCACCGCCGCGTCTGGGACTTCAGCCGCGACGGCGTGCTGCGCTCCCTCGAATCCAGCCTCGAGCGCACCGGCCTGGACCGCATCGACGTCGTGTACCTGCACGATCCCGACGAGCACTGGCAGCAGGCCGCGACCGAGGCGATACCGGCGCTGGTCGAGCTGCGCGCCCAAGGGGTCATCCGCGCCATCGGTGCCGGCATGAACCAGTCTCCGATGCTCACCCGCTTCGTCCAGGAGACCGACATCGACCTGGTGATGTGTGCCGGCCGGTTCACGCTGCTCGAACAGGGTGCGCTGGATGACCTGCTGCCGGCCGCCGAGGCGCGTGGCGTGGCGGTGGTGATCGCCGGCGTCTACAACTCGGGGCTGCTGGCGCGCGACTGGCCCTCGGCGAACGCCACCTACAACTACCAGCAGGCTCCGACCGACCTGCTCGACCGCGCGACGCGCATCGCGCGGATCTGCCAGAGCCACGGCACCACTCTTCCCGAGGCAGCGCTGGCGTATGTGCGGGCTCACCCCGCGGTCACCTGCACCGTCGTCGGGATGGGCACGGCGACTCAGGTTCGGCAGACCCTCCAGCGGGCGGGCGCTGACGTCCCGGCCGCGCTGTGGCCGGCGCTGGCGGCGGCCGGACTGATCAAGACTGGGATCTGA
- a CDS encoding SDR family oxidoreductase, with the protein MNPFDLSGRLAVVTGARRGIGLAIADALAAAGADIVAVSAQLETTGSEVEKRVRSHGRGFTGYRVDFADRSAVADLAARLEDRDQAVDILVNNAGTIKRAPAAEHTDDMWDEVVAVNLSAQFILSRELGRAMVARGRGKVIFTASLLSFQGGVNVPGYTAAKSGLLGLTRALANEWAPHGVNVNAVVPGYISTDNTRALRDDPARNTAILDRIPAGRWGRPEDLAGAVVFLASPAADYVHGAAIAVDGGWLGR; encoded by the coding sequence GTGAACCCGTTCGACCTGTCCGGCCGGCTCGCTGTCGTCACCGGAGCCCGCCGCGGTATCGGCCTGGCCATCGCCGACGCGCTGGCCGCCGCCGGCGCGGACATCGTCGCCGTCAGCGCACAGCTGGAGACCACCGGCAGCGAGGTGGAAAAGCGCGTCCGCAGCCACGGCCGGGGCTTCACCGGGTACCGGGTGGACTTCGCCGACCGTTCCGCCGTCGCCGACCTCGCCGCACGGCTCGAGGACCGTGACCAGGCCGTGGACATCCTGGTCAACAACGCGGGGACGATCAAGCGCGCCCCGGCCGCCGAGCACACCGACGACATGTGGGACGAGGTTGTCGCGGTAAACCTGTCGGCACAGTTCATCCTGAGCCGCGAGCTCGGCCGGGCAATGGTTGCCCGCGGCCGCGGAAAGGTCATTTTCACCGCCTCGCTGCTCAGCTTCCAAGGTGGAGTCAACGTGCCCGGCTACACGGCGGCGAAGTCCGGCCTGTTGGGGCTCACCCGTGCCCTCGCCAACGAATGGGCTCCGCACGGCGTCAACGTCAACGCTGTCGTCCCCGGCTACATCAGCACCGACAACACCCGGGCGCTGCGCGACGACCCGGCCCGCAACACCGCCATCCTCGATCGCATCCCCGCCGGCCGATGGGGCCGCCCCGAAGACCTGGCCGGTGCCGTGGTCTTTCTCGCCTCGCCGGCAGCCGACTACGTGCATGGCGCCGCCATCGCCGTCGACGGTGGCTGGCTGGGGCGGTAG